A genome region from Glutamicibacter arilaitensis Re117 includes the following:
- a CDS encoding LysR family transcriptional regulator produces the protein MLELRRLRLLRELNIRGTIAEVADALSYSPSSVSQQLSQLESETGVELLRRTGRTLKLTPQAQILVAHTEELLDSMERAEADLAATMSTVSGTVRLAVFQTAMLALMPPVLRELREEYPALRVEMSQQEPADALNETSSRTFDLVVAEQYSGHSAPHYGNLDRRVLTHDPIRLALPARGAEGNAGFDRVRNLEHAKSLPWVAEPEGAASRHWALQACRLAGFEPDLRYETADLQAHVQLVASGNAVAMLPELVLRDHRDSLRTVDLPGAPKRTIFTAMRHSSLQSPAIRAVRKSLHAQPEMSDASNLAILATPADFDTVEYVTK, from the coding sequence GTGCTTGAGTTGAGACGATTGCGTTTACTACGCGAACTGAATATCCGCGGAACCATCGCTGAAGTAGCCGATGCACTGAGCTATTCACCCTCGTCCGTTTCCCAGCAGCTAAGCCAGCTGGAATCCGAAACCGGAGTGGAGCTGCTTCGGCGTACCGGACGCACCTTGAAACTGACCCCGCAGGCTCAGATTCTGGTGGCCCACACCGAAGAGCTGCTCGATTCCATGGAACGCGCCGAAGCGGATCTGGCCGCCACCATGTCAACGGTCTCCGGAACCGTGCGACTAGCAGTTTTCCAGACCGCCATGCTGGCCCTGATGCCGCCGGTACTGCGCGAGCTGCGCGAGGAATATCCGGCGCTGAGGGTGGAGATGAGCCAGCAGGAACCGGCCGATGCGCTGAACGAAACCAGCAGCCGAACCTTCGATCTGGTCGTCGCAGAACAATATTCGGGGCATTCTGCACCACATTACGGAAACCTTGATCGACGTGTTCTGACTCACGATCCGATCCGCTTGGCCTTGCCAGCACGAGGCGCCGAGGGGAACGCTGGATTCGACCGGGTGCGCAACTTGGAACATGCCAAGTCCTTGCCCTGGGTAGCGGAGCCGGAAGGGGCCGCCAGCAGGCACTGGGCACTGCAGGCTTGCCGACTGGCCGGCTTCGAGCCAGACCTCCGTTATGAAACCGCGGATTTGCAGGCTCACGTGCAGTTAGTCGCTTCAGGCAACGCCGTGGCAATGCTTCCAGAGCTAGTGCTGCGCGACCACCGGGACAGCTTGCGCACGGTGGATCTTCCAGGCGCTCCCAAGCGCACAATTTTCACCGCCATGAGGCATTCTTCTCTCCAGTCCCCCGCCATCCGCGCGGTGCGCAAATCACTGCACGCGCAGCCCGAAATGAGTGACGCAAGCAACTTGGCGATTTTGGCTACACCGGCAGACTTCGATACGGTCGAGTACGTAACGAAATGA